DNA sequence from the Schistocerca americana isolate TAMUIC-IGC-003095 chromosome 2, iqSchAmer2.1, whole genome shotgun sequence genome:
GCGTTACTAAAAAGGCAAACCTTCccaaacataattaaggaaagaaCTAATATTGTCAATTTAATTGTGTGATAATATCAGACCAACAAGAACTTGAAAAACCACTGTATTTGTTTActggaacacgaaattaattaGGAGAGCTAGTCCGACGTGAGCATAGCGTGCGTGTCGCTGTTGattcgttttcttttattttctgggaCGAGCGGACTGTTCAAATAACACCTATGTAGCATACAGTAGTGTTACATTGCTAAATGGGAGAGTTCCACTAGCAGCCGTTAGACGAAATGGCGATCTGTAATTACGTTCACTGACTTTTACAGCACTGGTAGCAGTGGCGGAGGTCCACGGACAACCAGAAGAGTCGACCACCGCCAACATCGGGAATGAGAATCTAAGCATCGGAAATATCACGGCTGAGAATAGATTTCTGGGAAGGTCGTCCTACACGGAAGATGATGATACCATTTGTGTCGCAGCAGACAACAGGTTCTACTTGTATGCTAATTCGTTGAAGCTGTATTCTTGCTACAACCAACTACCGAAAGGTAAGTTACTTTGAACAAAACAGTTTTCTGTTCATAATTGATAAGATAAAACCAGTTTGTTCAGCATAAAAATTC
Encoded proteins:
- the LOC124596317 gene encoding uncharacterized protein LOC124596317, which translates into the protein MKAALLLVAALVAVAEVHGQPEESTTANIGNENLSIGNITAENRFLGRSSYTEDDDTICVAADNRFYLYANSLKLYSCYNQLPKVYVVKPKSQCKPYLSDCPRN